CGGCATGCCGACCGCGCGGAACAGCTCCCCCGCCGCCCGCTCGATCTCCTGCAGCCGGGGGAAGTCGTCAAGTATCGCCGCTCGAATGCGCATGCGCCCATTCTGCCGTCCCGGCGGGCGGCCTCCGGCGGGCAGCCCCCGTCGGAGGCCGCCGTCCGCCGGTCGGATGACATCCTCGCGGCGCAACGCGCCCCCGGGGTTTGGGGCGGGCAGTGTCGTCCGGGTGACCGCCGCAGTGCCGGGGGCGGGACACCGGGACGGAAGGAGAGCGGCGTGGCTGCGGGCAACGGCGGGCGGGTCGGGGGCGGCACCAGCGAGGGGCTCGCGCTGGCGGGCATGCTGTTCGCCGTCTCGATGACGTTCATCGACCAGACCATCGTGTCGATCGCCGCACCCAGCATCATCCGCGAACTCGGGCTGTCCGCCGGGGCCATGTCGTGGGTGGTCAACGCCTATCTGCTGGCGCTGGCGGCGTTCTTCGCGCTGGGCGGGCGGATCTCCGACATCCTCGGGCACAAGCGGATGATGCTGGTCGGCACGGTGGTGTTCGTGACGGCCTCGGCGCTCTGCGGGGCGGTGCCGACCGGCGGCGCGGCTGAGACCTGGCTGATCTCCTTCCGCGTGGTGCAGGGCGTGGGTGCGGCGCTGATGTTCCCGGCGGCGCTGGCGGTGGTGGTCGAGGTGTTCGCTGTGGATCGGCGCGGCCGGGCGCTGGCGCTGTTCTTCGGGGTGGCGGGCGGCCTGACCGCGATCGGCCCGATCCTCGGCGGCTGGCTGACCAGCTGGACCTGGCGGGCGATCTTCTGGGTCAACGTCCCGGTGGCCGTGGTCGCCCTGGTGCTGACCTTCCTCGCCCGGATCCGCAACACGCCCCGCCCGGAGCCGATCGACTGGCCGGGTGCGGTGCTGGTCGCGGTCGGCATGGGCCTGAGCGTGCTCGGGCTGCAGCAGGCCGCCGTCTGGGGCTGGGACAGCGCCGCCACCTGGGGGTGCATCGTCGGCGGCCTGGCGGTGCTGGTGCTGTTCGTGCTGGCGGAGCTGCGCAGCCGGGACCCGCTGATCACCATGCAGGTCTTCGCCGACCGGGCGTTCTCGGCGGACAACGCGGTGCTGTTCTTCTCGATGATGGCGTTCGTCCCGGTGTTCTTCTTCGCCTCGGTGTACGCGCAGGTCGCGCTCGGCTACTCGGCCAACGAGGCGGGCCTGTACCTGCTGATGTTCTTCGCCGGCTTCGGCCCGGCCTCGCAGATCGGCGGCCGCATCCTCGACCGGCGCGGGGCCCGGCCGGCGATGCTGATGGGCACCGCGGTCGGGGCGGTCGGGTTCGCGATCTGGGCGGCGAA
The nucleotide sequence above comes from Streptomyces sp. TLI_235. Encoded proteins:
- a CDS encoding EmrB/QacA subfamily drug resistance transporter, with translation MAAGNGGRVGGGTSEGLALAGMLFAVSMTFIDQTIVSIAAPSIIRELGLSAGAMSWVVNAYLLALAAFFALGGRISDILGHKRMMLVGTVVFVTASALCGAVPTGGAAETWLISFRVVQGVGAALMFPAALAVVVEVFAVDRRGRALALFFGVAGGLTAIGPILGGWLTSWTWRAIFWVNVPVAVVALVLTFLARIRNTPRPEPIDWPGAVLVAVGMGLSVLGLQQAAVWGWDSAATWGCIVGGLAVLVLFVLAELRSRDPLITMQVFADRAFSADNAVLFFSMMAFVPVFFFASVYAQVALGYSANEAGLYLLMFFAGFGPASQIGGRILDRRGARPAMLMGTAVGAVGFAIWAAKITDLSLGAQWPWIVLSGAGIGLLLTPASTDAVNRAIGRSYGEVTGITQTVRNYAASVSLAVLGTVLLHTTANRVTETLEQLGLPAQAARTTADRITRSLTGPSSGGSAATGVDPGLLDALRADFAAANRPVLYGMAAALAVAFLCALWHPGTRITAESEAARSRPGARPAGQEAEREG